In Dromiciops gliroides isolate mDroGli1 chromosome X, mDroGli1.pri, whole genome shotgun sequence, the genomic window attgcaccacctagcttccctctaatttgctttttaaagtcctttttaagttcttccagaaattctttttgagcctatgaccaatttgcatttttctttgaaacttcacctgtagccattttgttattattgtcctcctctatgtttatgccttgattttccctgtcaccgtagtaactgtcaatagtcaagctttttatttgttgttgctgtttttgctcatttttgtaccttttttggCCTTGATGTTTTAATTTGGGTTGGGCGCTATTCCTAAACTGTTTGTGCTGACCTCTGGGTCTTATTGGTGGTTTTCACTGGGCTTTGGGACTTAGTTGCTCGCTTTTGCTGGGTaactaaaattaataaagtatttttgcCTCACTCGATGTTGGCTTCAAGGGAATATGACCTGTGCCCTCTAGGAAACGTCATCCTGCTGGTATCCCACTCTTTCCCTCAGGAGCAGgacctggaggagtgatcttatTGTTGGTCTACCCCAGGGGTGGTGCCTTACTGCTAGGTTACTCTGTCAGCAGGGCCactctgttagcaggccctggatGAGTAATTCTGTTTCCAATCTGCCCAAGTGTGTAGTATGTTGTTGGGGTGGGATCCTGCTGCTAGGTTGCTGAGGGGCTAATTATGAAATTAGGAAGAGCGTCCCTGTTCATGCTGTAATGGATTTACGCTCAAAGTTTTGATGGCCTATTCTATGAACAAGTCATATCTTAAGGCCGAATGAAGGGTTAattatgaaatcaggaagatcttccCTGTTCATGAAAATATAGACTTGCTGGGacccttttgattttttaatcaATCAGAATGATTTAtaggtttgttttcttcctcgAAAGCCTGGCCTGCTTCCTTGGAACAAAACAGGAAGTTTGCAGAAGTTCTGATCAAAGCAGGATGCTCTTCCTATCTCATGGGCATGGCCGGCCCTTGAGAAAGGAAGATAACATCTCTGCTGGTCAAGCAAACAGCTGACTTAATGTCTTCTTTGATTAAAACTGTATATAAGTCTTCACTTGGAAAGTTGTCTTTGGAATCTCACCTGTGGAGAGGACGCTCTGTCTGGGACCTTTCCCAGTCAGGACTCTGGAAGCTGTGAACCAGGATTACCCAGCTAGAAATCCAGATGTTGGTGCTTCCCTGATTTGGTGATGTATGTCTTTATTGCTGTAGTTATGATTGGAATtgttattgtgtctttgtttccctATTTCTATGCTTCTGAAACTTATTGTCCTTGTCTAACTCACCATACTATAATTAATAAAGTTCTTGTAACTCTAGAAGTGTGAGTGTGCTTATTATACCTTGCAGATCATGAAATCTTTACAATACAGTTGCTATGGTTACAAGTTCCTCTGCTAGCAGTCCTTGGAAAGGTAATTTTCTTTTGATCTGCTGAGTCCTTGctgctggtttgccctggaaacagtctctctgctgggaggtccCAGGGCTAAGAACTTGTTGTTGACcaggcttcactactggtcagcagtagGGTCAAAGCCGCActggtggtctgtgctagctTTGTGGTGAttggtgagggtccctgctatgctgcccagactgctcacctgGGAGCTGCTGGTTCGCAAGTGTGTGGAGCCTCACTAGTGGACTGCCCCAGGCTCAGGGCCCTGCTTCAGGCaccctgctgtgagcccagaagctgttgctgctactgctgctcctGAACTTCACTTCTCTCCCACCAAGgcaagacagacctttcctgccaggtTGGAAGGctgtttccctgctcctggaaaGATTCAGGGCCAGTTTTATGTCAGTTTGGaagggaaatctgggagagcttcaGGGGGTTGCTTCCTCTCTCAGTCATCTTGGCACAGAAGTCCACTtgctaatttctttatttttttgcgaggcaatgagggttaagtgccttgcctagggtcacacagctagtgtcaagtgtcagaggctggatgtgaactcaggtcctcctgaatccagggccagtgctttatccactgcaccacctagctgcccccccccacttgcTTATTTCTTTTGAGAGAACCCACATACTTTTGgaaatgtaactttctttttttactttattgtcttcaattaacaagtattaattttctctccattctagttccattctttccttcctgcactgaaaaaagaaaaagaaaaagtaaacccTGGTAACAAATATGCCTAGTTAAAGAAACCAAATTCCCATAAAAGTCTGAGCAAACTTCAAACCAGCAGATGCTGCTGGAAGCTCCAACCAAGGAAACATCTGCAAAATCAATAAAGAGTTGTTGGGGGTATATACCAAGGTAAGGTCATgataggtacatgatttaaacataaaaggtggcaccataagcaaattaggagagcaaggaataataTACtcatcacatatatatatatatatatatatatatatatatatatatatatataaaacctatatcagattgcttactgtcttggggagcaagagggaaggaaggaagggaaaatttggagctcaaaatcttacaaaaatgaatgatgaaaacatttacatggaattgaaaaaataacatactttttaattttaattttttaaatttaataatattaattttattaaaataggaGCCTTTCCCCactagagaaatggtcaaaggatgtgaacaggtaggtttcagaggtagaatttaaagCTATCTtagggaaaaaatgctctaaatcagtattgtttagagaaatgcaaatcaaaccaATTCTGAGGTAGCGCCTTATTCCCCTCAGCATgtctaagatgacagaaaaggaaaatgacaaatgctggaagggatgggAGGCAGATAAATATATTCATCCACTATTGGCAGAGtgctgaactgatccaaccattctggagaacaatttgagagtatgttcaaagggctataaaacagcaCAGTCTGTGACCCAGCAAttgcactactaggtctgtatatcaaagagattaaagaaaagggaaaaggacccatgtgtacaaaaaatattgatggcagttctttttgtggtgacaaaaattaaaaaaactgaggggatgcccatcaactggggaaaggaTGAACCAGGAataagtgaagtgagctgaaccaggagaataatgtacacagaaacagcaataggGACAtggtaatcaactgtgaaagatttcaTAACTGTGGTCAATAAAATGATCCACCACAActctaatgatgaaaaatggcatccacctccaaagagaaaactgatggactctgaatgcagattgaagcataccttttccccatttctttttcttacattGCTTGGATACATggctaaggcagaaatatgttttgtataccTTCCTATGCATTATGGCTATCATATTTCTTGCATTCtcaaggggtgagggaaggggtggagggagggtggGAATCTGTAactgaaaatcaaaataaaatttaaaaagaaacaaaaagaagaacaTCCCTTGGCACCCACATATCCTCTGGGGTAGGAATGTGGGTTGCAGAGGCTCTGGACAGCACTGGCACCAGTCGCTTTAAACTTTATAAGTGACAACCTTGTGAGGCAGTTACAacgcccactttacagatgagattactgaggctcagaaaggtgaagGGGTTTGAAGCTTCTCTCACGGCTaacaagtgtcagaggtgggatttgaacctagaactTTGGAATCCCAAAGTCCAACACTAGGGATTTACAAAAGACTCAGTGAACTGATAGTTGGAAGGGAGCTCCGTGGCCAGCCTGTCCAACCCACAGAGAAAAAGGACCCCCCAAAATAACATACTTGACAAGTAATCATCAAGCCTCTGCTGGAAAGGGGAACCCCCAACTGCCAGGCAGCCCATCCCCCTAGGGAACAGTGCTTATTGCTAGGGAATTCTTCCTGAAAAATTGGGCCAAGTCAAACATTTTGCATCTTTCCCCCATGGGGTCCTCTCCCTCTTCCagccagccccgccccccccccccaataacagCTCCTGTTTCTAGACTGCCTGCAAGTTTACAAATGTTTTACCTACATGATCTCATTCATGCCTCGGGGGTCCAGCCCTGGGGCATGGGGCATGATTTCCAGCATGGCCTTGGCACCAATATAGTCTCATGGCAGGTGTACCGGTGGCAGAAAGCCAGGGGCTCCCCGGGGAAACACAGTGATGTGATGTCCCCATCAAGGATAATAATGGCCCCAATTAACCCTCTCTTTCCCATCCACCCTCTGGGTCTGTTTGAGGAGGgttatatacattatacacacacacacacacacacacacacacacattctctctctctctctctctctctctctctctctctctctctctctatatatatatatatatatatatatatatatatatatatatacatagaaagaGCTCGTGTACTGTGATTGTCAGCACGGATTTAGGGAAGTAATCTTGTCAGGCCTGAAGGGAGAGGTAATTTGATTATGCTTTAGTTGTGAGGGAATATTGAGCATTAGCTAGCTTCCCATTAGAACACGggcaccttgagagcaggggctgtcttacTTTTGTACTCTGTGCCcccctgcccccctgcccccagggcttaacacagtgctttgctTGCTTCATTCATTCGTTCCTCCATTCATTCTCTCAGGTTAAGGCTGGACATTACAGGGCTAACTGGTATAAGGAAGTCTTTCCTTAGGTCTCATGGATGGAAATCGAAAGGGGGCATTAAAAGAGCTTTGACATTTCCCAAAGGCaaccccttcctgcctccctctcacccccatcatcatcaccacctcctcctcttcctcatcctaaCCGGccccccctgctcccctccccccccccccccccgtaaatCTGGGCTTGAATGGTTGCTGATGGGCACCGTCACTCACTTATTCACTCACTCGTTCGTTCGTTTGTTCATTCACTTGCTCActccatccacctatctatccatccatctgtcccagtccgtccgtccatccatcccccccgcccccagccgccccctccctcccacctatcCCACAGGCTCAGGTGCTGGGCAGCGGTGGGGGGGGCAGGACGCGCGGGGGTGCTGCGGGCGCGGCACGCGGGGGGGCGCCACCGCGGGTTCCGGAGCGAacgctgccccccgcccccccggcCGGCGCTGACGTCCTGCCGGGGTCTCCTAGAAACGCGCGCGCACATCTGCTGTCATATCACAGAAGCCTCAGCCGCATCAGGAGCAGCATCGGCAGCGGCGGCGGCCGCAGCAGCATCTCGGTGCACAGCCAGGCAGGCTGACGTCACCGCGCAGCGCCCTCCCTGGACTTGgacttgggagaggggaggggcagcgCCACGCGGCTCCCGCGCCCCCTGCCTTCCCCAGGCGGCCAGCGGGGGGCGACGGGCGGGGGAGAGGACGGAACAGGGGGAGGGACCGAGGGAAGGTGGGGGGCGCAGCCACGGAAGGCCGTCTCTATGGtgaggaggaggcggcggctgAGGAGGAGTTGGAGAAGCGCGACCGCAGCGGCCCCGGCGCAGGTACAAAAGTAGAGGGGGACGAGAAAGGTGCTTCTGGAGGCGAATCTTTGGTCCGCCGCATGACGAGCTGCTGCCTGTTGGCTCCCGAAGCCCCCccgccgccgcccccgccgccgccgcccccgccgccgccgccgcctccgggCGCCGCGCCTCTGCCCACCATGCCCGCAGCCCATGCCGAGCAGAGCCCGCGGATCCGGGAAGTTTGGGCTTGCAACCTGGACGAGGAGATGAAGAAGATGCGCCCCGTTGTCCAGCAGTACAACTACGTGGCGATGGACACGGAGTTCCCAGGTGTGGTGGCCAGACCCATCGGGGAGTTCCGGAGCTATGCCGACTACCAGTACCAACTCCTGAGGTGCAATGTGGACTGGCTGAAGATCATCCAGCTGGGACTGACGTTCATGAACGAGCAGGGAGAGTGCCCCCCGGGCACCTGCACGTGGCAGTTCAATTTTAAATTCAACTTGAAGGAGGACATGTACGCCCAGGACTCCATCGAGCTCCTCACCATGTCCGGGATCCAGTTCCAGAAGCACGAGGAGGAAGGCATCGAGGCACAGTACTTCGCCGAGCTCCTGATGACATCGGGAGTGGTGCTGTGTGAAGGGGTCAAGTGGCTCTCCTTTCACAGCGGCTACGACTTCGGCTACTTCATCAAGATCCTCACCAACGCGCCCTTGCCCGAAGAAGCTCACGACTTCTTCGAGATCCTGCGACTGTTCTTTCCCGTCATCTATGACATCAAGTACCTCATGAAGAGCTGCAAGAACCTCAGGGGCGGACTGCAGGAAGTGGCCACTCAGCTGGAGCTAGAACGCATAGGCTCCCAGCACCAGGCGGGGTCCGATTCCTTACTCACGGGCATGGCCTTTTtcaaaatgagagaaatgttCTTCGAAGACCACATTGACGACGCCAAGTATTCCGGTTACTTGTACGGCCTTGGATCTGGAGCAACCCACGTCCACAGAGGCTTCCAGAGCAGCTTTCGGACCGACTTGCATGGCAACTTCCCCAGCAGCTTCCCGGGCAGCTACCAGAACGTCCAGTATTTCCACTACGGCAGAGAACCAGCTTGGAGTGGAGACCAGCAAGCATTCATGAGGTGAAATGGAAAACAgggccttccccccccccaaccccccacctaAACCCATGTTTTTATACAGGCATGCATCTCCAGTTGTTAAATCTCTTGGTCAATAcaaataggcatttttttttaaccctgccTCCTCaaccagttttctcttttgtctttcagTACTAATTATAACATTCCTTCCTATCACAGATCCGGATAAGTAGAAGAGTTTTCAGGTTGAATTTTGCAGTGTATTAATTAATCCACCTGTTAGCAAGTATGTGTGGCCGACAATCTTTTGGTAAATATATCTAGTTGGTCTTAGTTTGGCCcccatccctcctctcctcccattccCAGATTAATAAACACTGAGAGTAACTACTTAATGGCTTGTTCCATTTTTGTGTCTTCCAGCATGCAAGAGATGCCACCGCTAGAGGGCGAGGACCAAGAATTCTACTCGTATGAAGAGTGAATCGGTTCAGATCTCCTGTTTCAGTGGAAGGTTGGGGTTCCCTTGATGTTTGCCTGAAAATTGATCATCTGCCAGTTGTACACACCATTCCCTCCTTTTGGACCCCTGGAACAGAGTACATTCACTGTGCTGCAAATTGTTGACTCAGCTAAGCTAAcccaagaaggaaaaggagaactcAGTGTCTCCTTTTCCTGGTGTTTCGTCTTCTAAGCACCTCTAGTGTTCTTGGTTTTGAATTGGTATATGTATTAGATCTGTGACTGACTAAATGTTCAATCCAGCTTTACGCCCTTCAGCAAAGTCCCTTGTGACTGGCTTTCAAGATCTGTCAGGGAGCTGGCACCCAAGGAGCATCAGCCTGACAgcttctttccttttatctccTTTATGCCTTTTAATTCTACcaacatttcttctttctcctaaccccccaccccccaccttttaATAGAGCCATGTTTACCATATGTGTTTGATTTGATGATTCTGCAGGTCAGCTTGGTAATAGAAAGTCCAAAGAGAGCAAAGCCGCCTTAGGTATATTTTATGCCAAATTAAATTTGAAGAATTCAGATTGTACTTTTGTAGTTGCTAGAAAGACAAAGCTAAGTCAGAGTCTTGTTGTGAAACAACAGAGTCCCCAAATTAACTTGAATAATATTAGTCTTCTGAGGACTataatgattatttatttttgtgtgtatatttttgcCATATATTTTCTATCTATTGACAGAAATAACTGTGAAGTATTTTCTTAGCCATGCAGAGTATGTGACCAGGCCAGAGCACGTGAAGGAAGAACTTGGTCATCAGAAATGAAATACTAGTCAGAAATGATAGATGGCAAGTGTGTATGTCTATGTTACCTGCACTTCAGTCAGTAACATTTGCTGTTTACCAGATGGCCTTGTCTCCCTTGTCCTTTAATACTCTTTTCTCATTAAGTTTGCCAGAACCTTGACTCAGTGGGAAATATGGATTGAGTGAGCCTCAAAGGAGGAAAAGTTACAAAGTGTTGGTGGTAGAGGGagatggggagcaaggagtattccaactcctcCACCTTGATGAGTgagtgggagggagggtggggggtgggggaatgaatGATCAAGAATGCAATCCAGGAAGGAAGAAGTGGGAAAGGAGAAGGTGGTATCACTCCTAGTGCCCagtacagtgccaggcacagagcAGGCATTCGATGAGTGTGTGGTTCTCAgactctctggcttccttcaaggctcaggccAAGGgacaccttctgcaggaggcctttcccagctccctcagctgctagtgccttcccctcgcATATTGCCTTCCACCTACTCTGTCTCTATCTTGTGTGTACCTAGTTACaagttgtctcccctgttagagtg contains:
- the LOC122733592 gene encoding CCR4-NOT transcription complex subunit 7-like is translated as MTSCCLLAPEAPPPPPPPPPPPPPPPPPGAAPLPTMPAAHAEQSPRIREVWACNLDEEMKKMRPVVQQYNYVAMDTEFPGVVARPIGEFRSYADYQYQLLRCNVDWLKIIQLGLTFMNEQGECPPGTCTWQFNFKFNLKEDMYAQDSIELLTMSGIQFQKHEEEGIEAQYFAELLMTSGVVLCEGVKWLSFHSGYDFGYFIKILTNAPLPEEAHDFFEILRLFFPVIYDIKYLMKSCKNLRGGLQEVATQLELERIGSQHQAGSDSLLTGMAFFKMREMFFEDHIDDAKYSGYLYGLGSGATHVHRGFQSSFRTDLHGNFPSSFPGSYQNVQYFHYGREPAWSGDQQAFMSMQEMPPLEGEDQEFYSYEE